GAAGCGAAGAACTATATATCGGCGCTTTCTTGCATGACGTAGGCAAGGCCGACTACCCGGGCGAGGGGCATGGCCCGCGTGGCCAAGAGCTTATCGAGGCCGAAATCGCTCACCTCTTTGCGCCAAGTGAGCTAGAGTTAGTGGGGAGCATTGTCAAGAGTCACTATGCCCGTCATAAAGACAGTGCTCTCCCCTTAGAGGCCCTGCTCGTGCAAGATGCCGATGCTATAGATCACTTTGGTAGCAACGCCGTCTGGCTTGCTTTTCACTGGGCCAAGCATCAGGGGCGCACGCAAGCGGCGACAATGAAATTTTATCATAAAGAAGACCGGGAATGGCGCGAGAGAGCTCTTCGCGGCTTAAACTTCGCGCTCAGTCGTAACGAGATGCTCTATCGCCTGGAGCGCATAGAGCATTTTTTCTCGCACTGGGCAAAAGAAGAGGCAGGGCTCTTAACCCTGCCACATGGCCTGACCTAGTACTACTTTATGGTTTCGGCCAGAGCACGCAGTGAACCCGCCAGCCCAGCCAGGTCGCTCGGTATAATTATCTTGGTGGCCTGACCATGCGCCATTTCGCGCAAAGCGTCAAAGCCTTGGATGGTCAAGAGAGCTTGGTCGGGGCTTACGTCTTTTATCATGGTTAGCCCGCGCGCCCTAGCCTCATAAACCTTAAGAATTGCTTCCGCCTCGCCTTCCGCTTGCAGGATGCGCTTTTGCCGGTCGGCTTCAGCCGCGAGTATAACTTGGGTGCGCGCACCTTCAGCCTCGAGGATAGTCGCTTGCTTACGACCTTCAGAGGTGAGAATGTTTGATTGCCGCTCACCCTCAGCGGTGAGAATTTGCGCTCTCTTGTCGCGCTCGGCGCGCATTTGCTTCTCCATGGCATCCTTTATGTCGCGGGGCGGATCAATAGACTTTAATTCGACGCGGTTCACTTTGACACCCCACTTATCGGTGGCGATATCAAGTATTTCGCGCAGCTGCGAGTTGATGCGCTCGCGCGAGGTAAGGGTTTCGTCGAGGGCTAGTTCACCAATGACATTGCGAATGGTGGTCTGCGTAAGCTTTTCGATCGCGCCACGCAGGTTAGACAACTCATAAGTTGATTTGACGGGGTCGGTTATTTGGTAGTAGATGACGGTATCAATCTGCATGGTCACATTGTCCTTGGTGATGACTGGCTGTGGCGGGTAATCAAGTACATGTTCGCGCAAGTCAATAAGTGGCAAGACGCGGTCAATAAAGGGCACCACGAAGTGTAGACCATGGGGCAGCTTACGATTAAAGCTACCCAAGCGTTCCACCAATCCGACTGATGATTGCCGGATGACGCGGAAGGAACTGAGGGCTACGAGGAAGACAAAGAAGAGCAACACATAGAGAAAAATAACGCCTAAATCCATTCTGTACTCCACCCTTTCCTGCTATTTTTATCTTTCATGCGCACGGCGCACGATAAGCCGCACCCCAGAGACGGCCACGACTTCGACCATTTCACCTTGGGCAATTTCGGTGCTCGTTTCCGCAAGGGCCGACCAATCTTCGTCGCGCACCTTTACTTGCCCAAGGCCAGTCTCCATGGCTATTGTTTTGGTGACGATACCGGTTTTACCGACTAGGGCATCGTAATTTGTTTGTATCATGGGGCCGCCCCGCATCCTAAGCGCATACTTGCGAAGAAACACAAAGCAGATCACCGTCGTGACCAAGAAGGCCAAGAGCTGTACGACGAGGCTGTAGCCTAGGGCAGCTACGGCACTGGCAGCGAGAGCACCTAGGCCAAAAAACATAATGAAGAAGCTCGGTGTGACCATTTCTAGGGCTACTAGCAGCAAGCCAAGTATCGCCCAAGTTATCCAAGCACCCATTTCTACTTCCCCCTCTGAGCTGTACTGCTTGTTATTACGCGCGACCGTCGGCAAAGTTTCATACGAACCTAGCTTTCCTGCTATGATGCGAACTAGTTTTTAATGTCGTGCTCTGCGTGTGCGTCCAACTTGTTGAGAAATGTCGAATAGGCCTCCTTCTAGAACATATTTCCCGGGAAAAGTTTGTCTCTGCAGCGCTTTTTCTGGCAATTACTGTCGACTCAACAAAGCTGCTGTCACAGTAAGGCTACAACCTGTAGTATGTCAGAAAATTAACACCACAAGCTATTGACATTTGGGAAAGTAATGGTAGATTTAGCATGGAGGAGGTGGGGAATCGTGCTTAGAACAAAGGTGTTAGTCATTGACGATCAAGTGGGCATCCGTGCGCTACTGACAGAAGTTTTTACAGTACTCGGCTATGAAGTTATCGAGGCCGGCAATGGGAGCGAAGGACTTGAAGTAATGGATAAGCGCAAACCTGACATCATTCTGCTCGACATGAAAATGCCGGGGCTTTCCGGCATTGAAACCCTTCGTCTAATACGAGCGAGAAATCATCATGTGCCTATTATTTTAGTGACGGCGTACCAAGAGAACGACATGATGGCAGAGGCAGAGAAGCTCGGTGTGACAGCTCGTCTAGTCAAGCCGTTTGACATCGAGGAACTGCAACGCATTGTGCGTCGTGTGTCTGAAATAGACGACCTCCTGGTTGCGGGAACTTAGGGGCATTTGCTAGAATAGCATAAGGACGAAGGATACCTTCCTGCAAGGCACGGCCGAGGGAAGGTTTTTTGTACTTTTAGGAGTGATGTCGTGGATTTGCAAAAACTACTCAACCCTGTGCAGAGACAAGCGGTACTACATGGCGATGGGCCCCTGCTTATCTTGGCGGGGGCAGGGAGTGGCAAGACGCGTGTACTAACCTACCGTGTCGCCCACTTAGTGCGCGAAAGAAAGGTCAGCCCGAGCGCTATCTTAGCCATCACCTTTACCAACAAAGCCGCCAAAGAGATGCAAGAAAGACTGCAGCGGCTGCTACCTGAAGCGCCTCGTCTTTTTATCGCCACCTTTCACGCGGCCTGTCTGCGCATCCTTAAAAAAGATGGTAGCAAAGTAGGGCTAGCCCCTAACTTTGTCGTCTACGACACGGCCGATCAGGCGGCTCTCATGAGGGAGTGTTTGCGCGAGCTAAACCTCGACCAAGAGAAATTCTCACCGCAGTCCATAATCGCCCGCATCAGTATGGCCAAGAACAGCCTGCAGTCGCC
This Bacillota bacterium DNA region includes the following protein-coding sequences:
- a CDS encoding HD domain-containing protein; amino-acid sequence: MDREGIMLWGAAKMKFADATPLERGYRYYHGLRTAALAGALARAEKLTVRSEELYIGAFLHDVGKADYPGEGHGPRGQELIEAEIAHLFAPSELELVGSIVKSHYARHKDSALPLEALLVQDADAIDHFGSNAVWLAFHWAKHQGRTQAATMKFYHKEDREWRERALRGLNFALSRNEMLYRLERIEHFFSHWAKEEAGLLTLPHGLT
- a CDS encoding SPFH/Band 7/PHB domain protein; translation: MDLGVIFLYVLLFFVFLVALSSFRVIRQSSVGLVERLGSFNRKLPHGLHFVVPFIDRVLPLIDLREHVLDYPPQPVITKDNVTMQIDTVIYYQITDPVKSTYELSNLRGAIEKLTQTTIRNVIGELALDETLTSRERINSQLREILDIATDKWGVKVNRVELKSIDPPRDIKDAMEKQMRAERDKRAQILTAEGERQSNILTSEGRKQATILEAEGARTQVILAAEADRQKRILQAEGEAEAILKVYEARARGLTMIKDVSPDQALLTIQGFDALREMAHGQATKIIIPSDLAGLAGSLRALAETIK
- a CDS encoding NfeD family protein, whose protein sequence is MGAWITWAILGLLLVALEMVTPSFFIMFFGLGALAASAVAALGYSLVVQLLAFLVTTVICFVFLRKYALRMRGGPMIQTNYDALVGKTGIVTKTIAMETGLGQVKVRDEDWSALAETSTEIAQGEMVEVVAVSGVRLIVRRAHER
- a CDS encoding response regulator, whose amino-acid sequence is MVDLAWRRWGIVLRTKVLVIDDQVGIRALLTEVFTVLGYEVIEAGNGSEGLEVMDKRKPDIILLDMKMPGLSGIETLRLIRARNHHVPIILVTAYQENDMMAEAEKLGVTARLVKPFDIEELQRIVRRVSEIDDLLVAGT